A single Kryptolebias marmoratus isolate JLee-2015 linkage group LG7, ASM164957v2, whole genome shotgun sequence DNA region contains:
- the mta2 gene encoding metastasis-associated protein MTA2 isoform X2 gives MAANMYRVGDYVYFENSSSNPYLIRRIEELNKTANGNVEAKVVCLFRRRDISGNLNTLADSNAREFEEESKQPSLSEQQKHQLKHRELFLSRQFESLPATHIRGKCNVTLLNETDVLAGYLEKEDCFFYSLVFDPVQKTLLADQGEIRVGSKYQAEIPDKLAEGESDPRIQEKLESKVWDPNNQLKDSQIDQFLVVARAVGTFARALDCSSSIRQPSLHMSAAAASRDITLFHAMDTLQKNSYDLAKAMSTLVPQGGPVLCRDEMEEWSASEAMLFEEALEKYGKDFNDIRQDFLPWKSLASVVQFYYMWKTTDRYIQQKRLKAAEADSKLKQVYIPTYTKPNPNQIMGPGSKPGMNGAAGFQKGLSCESCHTAQSPQWYAWGPPNMQCRLCASCWIYWKKYGGLKTPTQLEGAARSGSESGPRAHMTRQEVQGLSPFTRNEGRAKLLAKNRQTFILQTTKLTRVARRVCEDILQPRRAARRPYASINANAVKAECMIRLPKATKTPLKSKLVPRQSLAAIVKDLAVSAPLKLKASRGPPTPINRNQASQPRVAQSLLGKRGFDAATGVPYPANGRPYTSGMRTTSQSVIKRQKVSQGEAPNPVVFVATKDTRGEATPSVSERTDFGHI, from the exons gagAGTTTGAAGAGGAGTCGAAGCAGCCATCACTGTCGGAACAACAGAAACACCAACTCAAACACAGAGAGCTCTTCCTGTCTCGACAGTTTGAATCTTTACCTGCAACACACATACG GGGGAAATGTAACGTCACCCTCCTCAACGAAACGGATGTCCTGGCTGGTTACCTGGAGAAAGAA GACTGTTTCTTCTACTCGTTGGTGTTCGACCCTGTCCAGAAGACTCTGCTGGCAGACCAGGGGGAGATCCGCGTCGGCTCTAAATACCAGGCAGAGATTCCCGACAAGCTGGCTGAAG gtgAATCTGATCCCCGTAtacaggagaagctggagagtaaGGTGTGGGACCCCAACAACCAGCTCAAAGACTCGCAGATCGACCAGTTCCTGGTTGTTGCAAG AGCTGTGGGCACGTTTGCTCGGGCCTTGGACTGCAGCAGCTCGATCCGCCAGCCCAGCCTCCACATGAGCGCAGCTGCAGCCTCCAGAGATATTACTCTG TTCCACGCCATGGACACATTGCAGAAGAACAGCTACGACCTGGCCAAAGCCATGTCCACCCTGGTTCCTCAGGGCGGCCCGGTTCTGTGCCGCGACGAGATGGAGGAGTGGAGCGCCTCGGAGGCCATGCTGTTTGAGGAGGCTCTGGAGAAATACGGCAAAGACTTCAACGACATCCGCCAGGACTTT CTGCCCTGGAAGTCTCTGGCCAGCGTGGTTCAGTTCTACTACATGTGGAAAACTACGGACCGCTACATTCAACAG aaacggctaaaagcagcagaggcaGACAGCAAGCTGAAGCAGGTGTACATCCCCACCTA CACCAAACCCAACCCTAATCAGATCATGGGGCCAGGCAGCAAGCCCGGTATGAACGGAGCCGCAGGTTTTCAGAAAGGACTCAGCTGTGAGAGCTGCCACA CGGCCCAGTCTCCTCAGTGGTACGCCTGGGGTCCTCCAAACATGCAGTGCAGACTGTGTGCTTCCTGTTGGATCTACTGGAAGAAGTACGGCGGTCTGAAAACGCCCACACAGCTAGAGGGAGCCGCTCGATCTGGCTCT GAGTCAGGCCCTCGTGCTCACATGACACGACAGGAAGTCCAGGGCTTGTCGCCGTTTACCCGCAACGAGGGGCGAGCCAAGCTGCTGGCCAAGAACCGGCAGACCTTCATTCTGCAGACCACCAAGCTGACCCGCGTCGCCCGGCGGGTGTGCGAGGACATCTTGCAGCCACGGCGTGCAGCACGCAGACCCTACGCTTCTATCAACGCCAACGCTGTCAAAGCTGAGT GCATGATCAGGCTGCCCAAAGCCACCAAAACTCCTTTAAAGAGCAAGCTGGTACCTCGACAGTCGCTGGCCGCCATAGTGAAGGATTTAG ctgtctcagctcCTTTGAAACTGAAGGCATCCAGAGGACCCCCAACACCCATCAACAGAAACCAGGCCAGCCAGCCTCGAGTGGCCCAGAGCCTGCTGGGAAAGAGAGGTTTTGACGCG GCTACAGGGGTGCCCTACCCAGCCAATGGGAGGCCGTATACTTCAGGCATGAGGACCACCTCCCAGTCAGTCATCAAGCGGCAGAAGGTCAGCCAGGGAGAAGCTCCTAACCCTGTGGTGTTTGTGGCCACAAAGGACACCAG AGGGGAAGCCACACCTTCAGTCTCAGAAAGGACAGACTTCGGtcatatttag
- the mta2 gene encoding metastasis-associated protein MTA2 isoform X1 encodes MAANMYRVGDYVYFENSSSNPYLIRRIEELNKTANGNVEAKVVCLFRRRDISGNLNTLADSNAREFEEESKQPSLSEQQKHQLKHRELFLSRQFESLPATHIRGKCNVTLLNETDVLAGYLEKEDCFFYSLVFDPVQKTLLADQGEIRVGSKYQAEIPDKLAEGESDPRIQEKLESKVWDPNNQLKDSQIDQFLVVARAVGTFARALDCSSSIRQPSLHMSAAAASRDITLFHAMDTLQKNSYDLAKAMSTLVPQGGPVLCRDEMEEWSASEAMLFEEALEKYGKDFNDIRQDFLPWKSLASVVQFYYMWKTTDRYIQQKRLKAAEADSKLKQVYIPTYTKPNPNQIMGPGSKPGMNGAAGFQKGLSCESCHTAQSPQWYAWGPPNMQCRLCASCWIYWKKYGGLKTPTQLEGAARSGSESGPRAHMTRQEVQGLSPFTRNEGRAKLLAKNRQTFILQTTKLTRVARRVCEDILQPRRAARRPYASINANAVKAECMIRLPKATKTPLKSKLVPRQSLAAIVKDLAVSAPLKLKASRGPPTPINRNQASQPRVAQSLLGKRGFDAATGVPYPANGRPYTSGMRTTSQSVIKRQKVSQGEAPNPVVFVATKDTRALRKHLTQSEMRRAARKPHLLVRIKLPPPPRPLAMPLVPSSTSEPIVLED; translated from the exons gagAGTTTGAAGAGGAGTCGAAGCAGCCATCACTGTCGGAACAACAGAAACACCAACTCAAACACAGAGAGCTCTTCCTGTCTCGACAGTTTGAATCTTTACCTGCAACACACATACG GGGGAAATGTAACGTCACCCTCCTCAACGAAACGGATGTCCTGGCTGGTTACCTGGAGAAAGAA GACTGTTTCTTCTACTCGTTGGTGTTCGACCCTGTCCAGAAGACTCTGCTGGCAGACCAGGGGGAGATCCGCGTCGGCTCTAAATACCAGGCAGAGATTCCCGACAAGCTGGCTGAAG gtgAATCTGATCCCCGTAtacaggagaagctggagagtaaGGTGTGGGACCCCAACAACCAGCTCAAAGACTCGCAGATCGACCAGTTCCTGGTTGTTGCAAG AGCTGTGGGCACGTTTGCTCGGGCCTTGGACTGCAGCAGCTCGATCCGCCAGCCCAGCCTCCACATGAGCGCAGCTGCAGCCTCCAGAGATATTACTCTG TTCCACGCCATGGACACATTGCAGAAGAACAGCTACGACCTGGCCAAAGCCATGTCCACCCTGGTTCCTCAGGGCGGCCCGGTTCTGTGCCGCGACGAGATGGAGGAGTGGAGCGCCTCGGAGGCCATGCTGTTTGAGGAGGCTCTGGAGAAATACGGCAAAGACTTCAACGACATCCGCCAGGACTTT CTGCCCTGGAAGTCTCTGGCCAGCGTGGTTCAGTTCTACTACATGTGGAAAACTACGGACCGCTACATTCAACAG aaacggctaaaagcagcagaggcaGACAGCAAGCTGAAGCAGGTGTACATCCCCACCTA CACCAAACCCAACCCTAATCAGATCATGGGGCCAGGCAGCAAGCCCGGTATGAACGGAGCCGCAGGTTTTCAGAAAGGACTCAGCTGTGAGAGCTGCCACA CGGCCCAGTCTCCTCAGTGGTACGCCTGGGGTCCTCCAAACATGCAGTGCAGACTGTGTGCTTCCTGTTGGATCTACTGGAAGAAGTACGGCGGTCTGAAAACGCCCACACAGCTAGAGGGAGCCGCTCGATCTGGCTCT GAGTCAGGCCCTCGTGCTCACATGACACGACAGGAAGTCCAGGGCTTGTCGCCGTTTACCCGCAACGAGGGGCGAGCCAAGCTGCTGGCCAAGAACCGGCAGACCTTCATTCTGCAGACCACCAAGCTGACCCGCGTCGCCCGGCGGGTGTGCGAGGACATCTTGCAGCCACGGCGTGCAGCACGCAGACCCTACGCTTCTATCAACGCCAACGCTGTCAAAGCTGAGT GCATGATCAGGCTGCCCAAAGCCACCAAAACTCCTTTAAAGAGCAAGCTGGTACCTCGACAGTCGCTGGCCGCCATAGTGAAGGATTTAG ctgtctcagctcCTTTGAAACTGAAGGCATCCAGAGGACCCCCAACACCCATCAACAGAAACCAGGCCAGCCAGCCTCGAGTGGCCCAGAGCCTGCTGGGAAAGAGAGGTTTTGACGCG GCTACAGGGGTGCCCTACCCAGCCAATGGGAGGCCGTATACTTCAGGCATGAGGACCACCTCCCAGTCAGTCATCAAGCGGCAGAAGGTCAGCCAGGGAGAAGCTCCTAACCCTGTGGTGTTTGTGGCCACAAAGGACACCAG GGCTCTGAGAAAACACCTGACCCAATCAGAGATGCGCCGGGCAGCGAGGAAACCTCACCTCCTGGTCCGGATCAAGCTGCCGCCGCCACCCCGCCCCCTGGCCATGCCCCTTGTCCCCTCGAGCACCAGTGAGCCCATTGTCCTGGAGGACTGA
- the cth1 gene encoding cysteine three histidine 1, with translation MFEVTSEDLFLPSCHDEELVDNLLCCEDSKDCSTGSNLSLSKALLPLVDSSSPPDVPWMCSTRYKTELCTSYSTSGSCRYAERCQFAHGLHELLVPFRHPKYKTALCRSYHTTGYCYYGNRCLFVHNPSEQRQVHHRRRNVPCRTFSSFRVCPFGTRCNFLHVEDGEAGSGVSAGSEKPNCSQVRAQPREWKPRGALCHTFSSFGFCLYGTRCRFQHGLPSKMRGPEQLSPSSSGFSSNGSTSSSPPSASPVATPSPEALVHNAFTFSSQHLSDLLLPLALHLQQLEGAKTPEVWDSRAL, from the exons ATGTTTGAG GTCACTAGCGAGGACTTGTTCCTGCCCTCCTGTCACGATGAGGAGCTGGTGGACAACCTGCTGTGCTGCGAGGACTCTAAGGACTGCAGCACTGGAAGTAACCTGTCCCTAAGCAAGGCCCTGCTCCCCCTGGTGGACTCCTCGTCCCCTCCCGACGTCCCCTGGATGTGCTCCACCCGCTACAAGACGGAGCTCTGCACCAGCTACTCGACTTCCGGCTCCTGCAGGTACGCTGAACGCTGCCAGTTCGCTCACGGCCTCCACGAACTGCTCGTCCCCTTCCGCCACCCGAAGTACAAGACGGCGTTGTGCCGCAGCTACCACACCACTGGCTACTGTTACTATGGCAACCGCTGCCTGTTTGTCCACAACCCCTCTGAGCAGAGGCAGGTCCACCACCGCCGCAGGAACGTCCCCTGTCGCacgttcagctccttcagggtCTGCCCCTTCGGCACGCGCTGCAACTTCCTGCACGTGGAGGACGGCGAGGCGGGCAGCGGCGTTTCAGCCGGCAGCGAGAAGCCCAACTGCTCCCAGGTCCGAGCGCAGCCTCGGGAGTGGAAACCCCGAGGCGCTCTGTGCCACACCTTCAGCTCGTTCGGTTTCTGCCTCTACGGCACGCGCTGCCGCTTCCAGCACGGCCTCCCCAGCAAAATGAGGGGCCCCGAGCAGCTGTCCCCCAGCAGCTCCGGCTTCTCGTCGAACGGTTCGACCTCTTCGTCTCCTCCGTCAGCCTCGCCCGTCGCCACCCCGTCCCCAGAGGCGCTGGTCCACAACGCCTTCACCTTCTCCAGCCAGCACCTGAGTGACCTGCTGCTGCCGCTGGccctccacctgcagcagctggagggcGCCAAGACCCCGGAGGTCTGGGACAGCAGGGCTCTCTGA